One Cryptomeria japonica chromosome 9, Sugi_1.0, whole genome shotgun sequence genomic window carries:
- the LOC131858564 gene encoding uncharacterized protein LOC131858564 produces MEKKIAKLWKLPSEFEVFNNNAKSKRKKTKWLAPKPHCHKYNFDGSAQNICQGGAIIIRDHLGNIVAAYVGNPKNHTVTQAKGMALLWGLRFAKSIGIKHLEIEGDSQIIVEMVSGRSASGWQVDPILRDARMLMANLDGFTI; encoded by the coding sequence ATGGAGAAAAAAATTGCTAAACTTTGGAAGCTCCCCTCAgagtttgaagtcttcaacaacaatgCTAAAAgcaaaaggaaaaagacaaaatggtTAGCCCCAAAACCCCATTGTCACAAATATAACTTTGATGGGTCTGCCCAAAATATCTGCCAAGGTGGAGCTATAATCATTCGTGACCACTTGGGGAATATTGTGGCAGCCTATGTGGGCAACCCAAAGAACCATACAGTCACCCAGGCAAAGGGAATGGCTCTACTATGGGGTCTGAGATTTGCCAAATCCATTGGCATTAAACATctagaaattgaaggtgactcaCAGATCATTGTGGAAATGGTGAGTGGTAGATCTGCTTCTGGGTGGCAAGTCGATCCCATTTTGAGGGATGCCAGGATGCTTATGGCTAACCTCGATGGCTTCACCATCTGA